A genomic window from Shewanella vesiculosa includes:
- a CDS encoding LysR family transcriptional regulator produces MDLKALHYFTEVVNAGGFAKACHAAFVTQPALSKAIRLLEEELDMVLLERGKRGSQIRLTEAGQVVYRHASTLLEGRQLMITELDHLRNLSGGLLKLGLAPLGSAELFAPVIAKFRQLHPNVELQLLVRGGIEQTVALHKDEIELATGIIDFDDEFDGIRVRNDSMVVVLPSAHVLASKSILQLSELNLLAQVMFEPEYALYELVLEACAKAGFKPTNITRVSHADFGIALVAAGTGVMILPKIIAERYRVGAVVNIPLASEDLRWELSLFWRKQKHLSFAAQAMIALIKQHLSQLESET; encoded by the coding sequence ATGGATCTTAAAGCACTGCACTATTTCACTGAGGTTGTTAACGCCGGTGGTTTCGCTAAAGCGTGTCATGCGGCATTTGTTACTCAACCCGCTCTCTCAAAGGCAATACGCTTGCTTGAAGAAGAACTTGATATGGTATTGCTAGAGCGCGGAAAACGCGGCTCTCAGATCCGCTTAACTGAAGCTGGGCAAGTTGTTTATCGCCATGCGTCTACTTTGTTAGAAGGTCGCCAACTGATGATAACCGAGCTGGATCATTTGCGAAATTTAAGTGGCGGTTTACTTAAATTAGGCTTAGCTCCCTTAGGCAGCGCCGAATTATTTGCTCCAGTAATAGCAAAATTTAGGCAGCTACATCCTAACGTTGAATTACAGTTACTGGTGCGCGGTGGGATTGAACAAACAGTGGCCTTACATAAAGATGAAATTGAACTTGCAACAGGCATCATTGATTTTGACGATGAATTTGATGGTATTCGCGTACGTAATGATTCAATGGTGGTCGTATTGCCTTCGGCCCATGTGCTCGCGAGTAAATCAATACTCCAACTCAGTGAGCTTAATCTATTGGCTCAAGTGATGTTTGAACCCGAATATGCCCTATATGAGCTGGTACTTGAGGCGTGTGCAAAGGCGGGATTTAAGCCAACAAATATCACTCGAGTCAGTCATGCTGATTTTGGTATTGCCCTGGTAGCCGCTGGCACAGGAGTCATGATACTGCCAAAAATTATTGCCGAACGATACCGAGTTGGCGCGGTTGTCAATATTCCTTTAGCAAGTGAAGACTTACGCTGGGAATTATCATTGTTTTGGCGTAAGCAAAAACATTTGTCTTTTGCCGCGCAAGCAATGATAGCGCTGATTAAGCAGCACTTGAGTCAATTAGAGAGTGAAACGTAA